In Nitrobacteraceae bacterium AZCC 1564, the following proteins share a genomic window:
- a CDS encoding regulator of RNase E activity RraA (product_source=COG0684; cath_funfam=3.50.30.40; cog=COG0684; pfam=PF03737; superfamily=89562) translates to MPLTPQAIETLKQISTATITTVLLKKGLRNIWMRGTRPLRPGQERLVGPAFTLRFVPAREDLATPESWSKPISTRTAIEAMPAGCIAVVDAMGITDAGIFGDILCARMAKRGVVALVTDGVVRDVEGVLGTELPVWCDGAAAPPSVAGLTFVNWGEPIGCGGVAVFPDDVVVADKDGAVLIPQAFLDHVLAEGPEQEAAEAWIVNEVNNGAELPGLYPMNAETKARYAASKGKK, encoded by the coding sequence ATGCCGCTGACGCCCCAAGCCATCGAGACCCTAAAGCAGATTTCGACGGCCACCATTACAACAGTTCTCCTCAAAAAAGGCCTTCGCAACATCTGGATGCGCGGCACGCGACCGCTGCGGCCCGGGCAAGAACGGCTTGTCGGCCCTGCCTTTACGTTGCGTTTTGTCCCCGCCCGCGAGGATCTGGCGACGCCGGAGTCCTGGTCAAAGCCAATCTCGACCCGTACCGCGATCGAAGCGATGCCGGCCGGTTGTATTGCGGTGGTTGATGCCATGGGCATCACCGATGCTGGCATCTTCGGCGATATTCTTTGCGCCCGCATGGCGAAGCGCGGTGTCGTCGCTCTGGTGACCGATGGCGTCGTCCGCGACGTAGAGGGCGTCTTGGGAACGGAGCTGCCGGTGTGGTGCGACGGAGCTGCCGCGCCGCCGTCAGTGGCTGGCCTGACGTTCGTCAATTGGGGCGAGCCGATCGGCTGCGGCGGCGTCGCTGTATTCCCCGACGACGTGGTTGTTGCCGACAAGGACGGCGCGGTCCTGATCCCTCAGGCATTCCTTGATCACGTGCTCGCAGAAGGGCCAGAACAGGAAGCTGCCGAGGCCTGGATCGTCAATGAGGTCAACAATGGCGCTGAGCTGCCGGGCCTCTATCCAATGAATGCAGAAACCAAAGCGCGTTACGCGGCCTCAAAGGGCAAAAAATAA
- a CDS encoding hypothetical protein (product_source=Hypo-rule applied), which yields MATRMQRLAEFNGHGEPPPNESVQLLCEDRSGTYQLPFPCRWVNGEWRNSESGSRVEAAVVGWRRAQF from the coding sequence ATGGCGACACGAATGCAACGGCTCGCGGAATTCAACGGACACGGTGAGCCGCCGCCGAATGAGTCCGTACAGCTATTATGTGAGGATAGAAGTGGCACGTATCAGCTTCCATTCCCTTGCCGCTGGGTGAACGGCGAATGGCGCAATAGTGAATCGGGAAGTCGTGTTGAAGCCGCTGTCGTAGGATGGCGGCGGGCCCAGTTCTGA
- a CDS encoding hypothetical protein (product_source=Hypo-rule applied; transmembrane_helix_parts=Inside_1_4,TMhelix_5_27,Outside_28_36,TMhelix_37_59,Inside_60_65), translated as MQPIILVLVGVAGVFLLAGVTKNQGWYLSDQLCQQGAILCDNPGLIFICVCVIALIVSIRAVVKT; from the coding sequence ATGCAGCCAATCATTCTCGTGTTAGTTGGTGTGGCCGGCGTTTTCCTGCTCGCTGGTGTTACAAAAAACCAGGGTTGGTATCTTTCTGACCAGCTCTGTCAGCAGGGTGCAATTCTCTGTGATAATCCAGGCCTTATATTTATTTGTGTTTGTGTAATCGCGTTGATTGTGTCGATCCGAGCGGTCGTCAAAACCTGA